From Treponema sp. OMZ 787:
ACAGCTTAAAACTTTCCCGTATAGCCGGTATCTTTTATTTTTTTGCGTTCTTTTAAGGTTAGTTTTGGGCAATTATTAAAGGCATCACCATCGTATTCGATTTGCTTTTTAGGCATAGTTACACTTACTAAGTTTTTACACCAACCAAAAGCTGCTTCTCCAATATATTCAACACTTTCAGGGATTGTTATTGACTGTATATTGTTACACATATAAAAAGCACGAAATCCTATTTTTTTTAATTTTTTAGGAAAGACAATAGATTTTATGCCTGTTTTTGTATCGCTTCCTATTTCGATAAAAGAAGTGTAGCCAATTTCTTCCAGATTTTCAGGTAATACCAATTCTGTTAAATTAACAGCACCCGCAAATAGACTGTCGCCTATTATCTTTAGGTTTTTTGGAAGAACAAGTTTTTTTAATTTCTTATTTGCTATACTTTCGGATTCTCCCTCCGCAAATTCTATAAATGTTACCGAATCGGGAAAGATAAGCGAAGTTATTGGCGCAAAATTAAAATTATGGATCATTTGTAATTTAAGCCCTACTACCGGCATATCTTCAATCTTTGAGGGGATTACAACATCGCCGCCCTTACCTAAGTAAGCTTGAATTACAATGCCGTCTCCTGCTTCGTTTAAGTCATACTTAAAGTCGGATGCAGGGCTTGCCTTTTGTGCAAACAAGCTTCCCATACCCAATACACTCATTAAAAAAATGAGAGATACAACACGCGAAACAATTTTTTTCTGTTTCATCTAAAACTCCTTTTGCAGTTTCCTTTTTGAACTGCGAAATTTAATTTATTTAAACAAGGTTTTGTGTAATTTTTTGTACATTTATCTTTATAAAAAAAGCCGTACAAAAAGCACAAGTTCTTGTAAAAACCGAATAAAGAGGAAAACATAATATAAAAGGAAATTTTTAAAAGTTTAAAATAAAATTTATTTTGAATAGTATAATCTAAGTATAAAAATCTATCTATTAGAGATATTAGAACTAATGGAGAAAGTGGGGGGGGGGTAAACTTAGGCTAACATTTTTCTCAATGGCCTCATCCGCTAAATTTGAATTTTGAGAAAAATTAAATTGGAAACACTTCAAAATTAGTTTTACCATAGGCATAATACTAGTGTATAAAGTGTAATTTGTCAAGTCTTGAATTTGAGAATTTTGAGGGGAAGTTTTTTATATCTTAAAAATTTATAAATTTATAGTCAAATATTTTTTGCAATTTTGCTATTGTTTTTAGAGTCGGATTTGTTTTTTTAGGGTTCTCTAAATTCTGATATTGCTGATATGATATATTTAGTTTATCGGCTACTTCAATTTGTGTTTTATTTCCTCGGTTTTTACGCAGCATAATAGCAAATGCAATATTAGGTTCAACTTCAACAGCATATTCAGAAATAAAATTAGGAAGAGCTATTTTTATTCCACGTGATGTTTCACTTTCTAAAACTCCGTTTAATGCTTCTCCTGCCATTTCTAAGGCTTCTTTTTTTGTATTCCCAAAAGTAAAGACATGCGGCAGATCAGGAAAAGCAACATAATAAACTCCGTCTTCTTTTTTTAATGTACAGTAGTATTTCATCATCACTCCTTAATTCCGGCAAGGCGGAAAATATTTTTTACGGTACCTATAGGTAAGTCTTTGTTTCCATGAACAGGCACAGGAATAGTTTTGTCGTCTTTAATGAAGATATGATGTGACCCTTTTATTCTATCAATAGTCCATCCATTTTTCTTTAATATTTTGGTTATTTCTTTACCTGTCATATTTAAATAATACAATATATAAGTTGTATTGTCAAGATATGAGAATAAGTTTTTTATGTTTCGAAATTAAGATTAGAGTTTAGAAATCTAAATAAAAAATAACCCATTAAAATTAAATTAAGCACCCGCAATTACATATCATATTCTTCAGGTTTGATGTCCGGAGCTCTATCCAAAACGGATAAAAACTTTTCTTTAGAGCCTTTTTTTGCTCGTTTTTTAAGATAGTTTTCGGTTTGTAGTGCTGTCAATTTTTCGCCTATTGCAGCCGTTATAAACTGATTGATTGAAATGTTATCGAATTTGGAAACTTCTTTTACCATTGTATGGTATCATATATGATGCTTATTTCTTTGTCAATCTACTTTGTTTAATACCTGCATATTTTTTGCAATTTAGCCAACAAGATAAACTCCACAAAAAACGATTGACAATACGTGTTAATACGTGCTATAATGCCCTTGCAGGCAAAAATGAAATATACATA
This genomic window contains:
- a CDS encoding type II toxin-antitoxin system HicB family antitoxin; this encodes MKYYCTLKKEDGVYYVAFPDLPHVFTFGNTKKEALEMAGEALNGVLESETSRGIKIALPNFISEYAVEVEPNIAFAIMLRKNRGNKTQIEVADKLNISYQQYQNLENPKKTNPTLKTIAKLQKIFDYKFINF
- a CDS encoding leucine-rich repeat domain-containing protein, which translates into the protein MKQKKIVSRVVSLIFLMSVLGMGSLFAQKASPASDFKYDLNEAGDGIVIQAYLGKGGDVVIPSKIEDMPVVGLKLQMIHNFNFAPITSLIFPDSVTFIEFAEGESESIANKKLKKLVLPKNLKIIGDSLFAGAVNLTELVLPENLEEIGYTSFIEIGSDTKTGIKSIVFPKKLKKIGFRAFYMCNNIQSITIPESVEYIGEAAFGWCKNLVSVTMPKKQIEYDGDAFNNCPKLTLKERKKIKDTGYTGKF
- a CDS encoding type II toxin-antitoxin system HicA family toxin; translation: MTGKEITKILKKNGWTIDRIKGSHHIFIKDDKTIPVPVHGNKDLPIGTVKNIFRLAGIKE